From a region of the Zingiber officinale cultivar Zhangliang chromosome 4B, Zo_v1.1, whole genome shotgun sequence genome:
- the LOC121976991 gene encoding hydroxyproline O-galactosyltransferase GALT6-like translates to MRRSRLELSFNPFTRKRFLHFLLVLGILYLSFLLLCEFPFVFHGFTPLGAAGGLLGGDAVARRVSLQSEEDTQGIYAPVRPFLFPYRPEVSAAAPIPHCLPLETLSSRSLIVSGLAQLELNSSSRGAFSDLHKSAWDAWEVGRRVFEDLKASPAPSAAAPTQGIRVEQNCPNSIMLSGAEFQERGRLTVLPCGLTLGSHITLVARPRRAHPDYDPKISVLKDSEQAPMVSQFMMELKGLKTVDGEDPPRILHFNPRLKGDWSGKPVMELNSCYRMQWGSAQRCEGWKSKSSEETVDGLVKCEGWTRDEDTQVEETKKSWWFKRLIGPAKISFDWPYPFVEDKLFVLTLTAGLEGYHINVGGRHVASFPYRTSFALEDATGLSLNGDLDIESIYAVSLPARHPSFSLKRELEMSAQWQAPPLTDEPIELFIGILSAGNHFAERMAVRKSWMSALTRSSNVLARFFVALNGRKEVNMQLKLEAEFFGDIVIVPYMDSYDLVVLKTVAICEYGVRKVSAKYIMKCDDDTFVRLDSVLKEVNKIPSDRSLYIGNINYYHKPLRFGKWAVTYEEWPEENYPHYANGPGYVISSDIANYVVSEFEKHTLRLFKMEDVSMGMWVEKFNITKNPVEYVHNLKFCQFGCINDYYTAHYQSPRQMMCMWEKLQAGKPQCCDMR, encoded by the exons ATGAGGCGGTCGAGGCTGGAGCTGTCCTTTAATCCGTTTACTCGGAAGAGGTTCCTGCACTTTCTCCTTGTTCTCGGGATTCTCTACCTCTCTTTCCTCCTCCTGTGTGAGTTCCCCTTCGTATTCCACGGATTCACGCCGCTTGGCGCCGCGGGCGGCCTCCTCGGTGGCGACGCGGTGGCCCGTCGAGTCTCCCTGCAAAGCGAGGAGGACACCCAAGGGATCTATGCCCCTGTTCGTCCCTTTTTATTCCCTTATCGACCGGAAGTTTCCGCTGCAGCTCCTATCCCGCACTGCTTGCCGCTCGAGACTCTGAGCTCGCGATCGCTGATCGTTTCCGGTTTGGCGCAGTTGGAGCTCAACTCGAGCAGTAGGGGAGCCTTTTCGGATCTCCATAAGTCGGCGTGGGACGCGTGGGAGGTGGGGAGGAGGGTTTTTGAAGACCTCAAGGCTTCTCCGGCGCCGTCTGCTGCGGCTCCAACGCAGGGGATTCGGGTGGAACAGAACTGCCCGAACTCGATCATGTTGTCCGGAGCGGAGTTTCAGGAGCGAGGGAGATTGACGGTGCTTCCTTGTGGGCTGACGTTGGGGTCCCATATCACTCTGGTGGCAAGGCCACGCAGGGCGCACCCCGACTATGACCCAAAGATATCGGTTCTGAAGGACTCGGAGCAGGCCCCGATGGTTTCTCAGTTCATGATGGAGCTAAAGGGGCTTAAAACTGTGGATGGCGAAGACCCTCCAAGGATTCTCCACTTTAACCCCCGGTTAAAGGGCGATTGGAGCGGCAAGCCAGTGATGGAGCTGAACTCCTGCTACCGCATGCAGTGGGGGTCCGCTCAGCGATGTGAGGGCTGGAAGTCCAAGTCCAGCGAGGAGACAG TTGATGGTCTGGTTAAGTGTGAAGGGTGGACTCGAGATGAAGATACCCAGGTGGAAGAGACAAAGAAGTCATGGTGGTTTAAGAGATTAATTGGTCCGGCAAAAATCTCATTTGATTGGCCatatccatttgttgaagacaaATTGTTTGTTTTAACATTAACTGCTGGTTTAGAGGGTTATCATATTAATGTTGGTGGGAGGCATGTTGCATCCTTTCCATACCGTACT AGTTTCGCCCTTGAAGATGCCACCGGCCTGTCATTGAATGGAGATCTCGACATTGAGTCAATATATGCTGTTTCATTGCCTGCTAGGCATCCTAGTTTTTCCCTGAAAAGGGAACTGGAGATGTCTGCTCAGTGGCAGGCTCCTCCACTTACTGATGAGCCTATAGAACTTTTCATCGGCATCCTTTCTGCAGGAAACCATTTTGCAGAACGTATGGCAGTCAGAAAATCGTGGATGTCTGCATTAACTAGATCATCAAATGTGCTGGCAAGGTTCTTTGTTGCGCTG AATGGAAGAAAGGAGGTGAACATGCAATTAAAACTGGAAGCAGAATTCTTTGGGGATATTGTTATAGTACCTTACATGGACAGTTATGATCTAGTTGTTTTGAAGACTGTTGCTATCTGTGAGTATGGG GTTCGAAAAGTATCCGCCAAATATATTATGAAGTGTGATGATGACACATTTGTGAGGCTTGACTCAGTACTCAAGGAAGTGAATAAAATCCCATCCGATAGAAGCCTTTACATTGGGAATATTAATTATTACCACAAGCCTCTTCGCTTTGGGAAATGGGCTGTGACATATGAG GAATGGCCAGAGGAGAACTACCCACATTATGCTAATGGTCCAGGCTATGTTATATCTTCTGATATTGCAAATTATGTTGTTTCGGAGTTTGAAAAGCATACACTGAGA TTATTCAAGATGGAAGACGTGAGCATGGGCATGTGGGTGGAGAAGTTCAACATTACTAAGAACCCCGTGGAGTACGTCCACAACCTCAAATTTTGCCAGTTCGGTTGCATTAACGATTACTACACCGCTCATTACCAGTCCCCTAGGCAAATGATGTGCATGTGGGAGAAACTGCAGGCAGGAAAACCTCAATGTTGCGACATGAGATGA